The region TAATAAATGGTGCAATGTGCTTATAACTTACTCTAAAGTCATGTCCCCATTGAGATACACAGTGAGCTTCATCTATGGCAATCATTGATATATTTAAGCTCTTAACTACATTTTTAAAATAGTCCTGTTCTAGTCTTTCTGGTGCAACATATAATATTTTTAAATGCCCAGAAATGGCTGCCATCATGATTTCATTTGTCTTTTTAATAGATAGAGTACTGTTTATAAAAGCTGCGTTAACTCCATTTTCTTTTAAAGTATCAACTTGATCTTTCATAAGAGAGATTAGTGGAGTTACAACTAAAGTAAGTCCGTCCATATATAACGCAGGTACTTGATAGCATATGGATTTTCCACCTCCTGTTGGCATTATAGCGAAGGTGTCTCTACTATCTAATATGCTTTTTATTATGTCTTCCTGACCACTTCTAAATGATGAATATCCAAAGTATTTTTTTAATATATTAAATATGTTTTTATCCATACAAAGCTCCTTAAATTGTTATAAATCAATGTTAATTCGATTTTGAGGTTAAACAAGGAAAAATCCTTCCGTGCCTACGGAATTTTAGGCTGTAACACATTATCTGCCTATAATATATTATAGTATTTTTCGTAGAGAAGCGGAGAAAAATTAACCTTGCCTTTATTCCAAGCAAAGTAATAGTATTTTGGGAACGATTTAAATAAAATTCAATAAGCCTTGCTCCAAATTATAAAAAGACTTAGAAATTTTAATTTGTCTGAGCACTTTTTTCAGCGAGTTATTAAAATTTCTTAGTATTTTTACAATTTGGAGCTTAGACTTATGATTTTTATTTAATGTTTCAAAATACTATTACTTTGCAACAGTCCTAATATAATTATAAACAAAAATTTAAATAAATAAACTAGTTTACTTTAAATATTCTTGCACCATTTGGGGGTAGAGGGATATTTAATCTATTATTAGTTACTTTTATATATTCTTCATTTATGAGATCTGTTATAGAAGAGGAAAAGTCAGTAGAAAAATTAATTTCAACAGATTCTTTGGAACAATTTAAAGCTGTTACTATTTTTTCATTATCAGTATAGCGCAAAAATGCAAATTGTTTGTTAGAAATAAAGAGCTGTTTATAATTGCCTAAGGTTAGAGCTTCTGATTTACTGCGTATTTTAGAGAGAGATTTTATGAGATTATTTAGTTTAAGGTTTCCTGATGACATAAGTTCAGATAAGTTAAGTTCTGGCCTTAAAGCTTTATCTGAATTATTTTCCTTTACTCCAGTTACTCCAAAGTCACTTCCGTAATAAATTGACGGAATGCCTGGCATTGTAAACAGAAGAGTATATATAGGATATAAATTATCTTTGTCCGTTAAGGTACTTGCAATACGGTTAACATCATGGTTGTCTACAAAATTATATAGAGGCAAGTTTTTGTATATACCGCCGTCTCCAAATTGTCTGTTCAGTGAGTAAGCTATTTCAAAGTAGTTAAGAGAATTGTGACTAGAATGAAGTCCTTTATAACACTCATAGTTTGTAACTGAATCTAAGGTATCCTTATTTGCAAATCTTGCATAATCGCCAAAGATAACCTCTCCAAGTAAAAAGAAATCTGGATTTATATTTTTACAAAAGGATGAAATTTCTTTGAGAAAATTTATGTCTATGCAGTCAGCTGCATCAAAACGTATCCCATCAATCTTAAATTCATCCATCCAAAACTTTATTACATTGAAGATAAAGTTTTTAACATCTTGATTTTGTACATTTAGTTTTACAAGATCATAACATCCATGCCAGGTCTCGTACGAAAAATCATCATTGTATGGACTTTTATTATTAAAGTTTATTCCTGCAAACCATGATACAAAAGGTGAGGAGGCTTTATTTTTAATTAAATCGAGAAAATTCGGAAAATTCCTGCCGACATGATTAAATACACCATCAAGTACAATTCTAATGCCATTTTTATGAAGTTTGTCTACAAGGTGCTTGAGGGTGGAATTTGTGCCAAGTCGCCTATCAATCGAAAAATAGTCGGCCGTATCGTAGCCATGTGTCGAAGATTCAAAAATAGGTCCTAAATATAGGGTATTTATTCCAAGAGATTTCAGATAAGGTATCCATTCTTCGATTTTTTTAAGGCGCGCAACTGGTTTGGAGTTAAAGTCATTATTTAAAGGAGCACCGCAGAATCCCAATGGATATATATGATAAAAAATAGATTTATAATACCATGAATTATTCATAATAGTAACCTCCCTGTATAAATATAGTCTTTCCATATATAATATAACACATATAGAAAGACTAATATAATGTTAAAAAGAAAATCAACAGGCATTTTAAAAGGTAAATTATTGTGATATTACAATTTCATGAACTTTTTGAGTACTAAATTTCAATATTTCGTCATTATATGCAAATTTAATAGGTTTTTCATCTGCTAAAATTTTTAAAGGTTTAAATTTAGTAAGTAGATTAAAGTTAAAACCCTTGTATGATTCTCTATAGTCATTTTTGGTATTATCAATTTTAATTGTACATGTACTTGAAGTTTTAGTAACTGTACATTTGTAGATATTGTAAATGCCATTTCTATAATCAAAGCTTTCACCATCATCTTGATAATGAGTGCAGCTGAAATTTCCATTTTCATAAGGCAAATAAATATTAAAAATAGGATTAGTGATTTCTTTTTCTCCTATATAATTTTGAACAGGATAATTAGGTATTATACTGCCTGATTTTATATATATAGGACATGTATCAATAGGTGCATATTTTATTATATACTGACCACCTGAAAAATGTTCATGTGTCCAGTAATCAATCCAATTATCACCATTAGGGAGATAAACCATTCTATGAGATTTACCCTGTTCTACAATTGGTGCAACTAATATGTTATCACCACATAAAAATTCGTCATTTAATTCATAAGTTTCTTTATCATTTTGATAATTTAAAAGTAGTGGTCTTATTATTGGAAGTCCATCATTTTCCTCCTTAAAGAAAAAATCATATAGATAGGGAATTAATTTGTATCTCAATTTAATATATTTTCTCACAATATCCTCTGTTTTTTCATCAAAAGCCCAAGGCTCCTGTTCTCTTGTGAAAATTGATGAATGATTTCTAAATAGGGGAGTAAAACATCCAACTTGTGTCCATCTTGATAAAAGTTCGCTTGTACAATCAAAGCCAAATCCTCCAACATCTGTGCCGCAGAAAACCATGCCGCTTAGCCCTAAATTCATAAGCATTGGCAGAGACATTCTTAAGTGTTCCCAAAGGCTTTGGTTATCTCCTGTCCATACAGTGGAGTATTTTTGAGTGCCAGCAAAACAAGCTCTCGTTATTACAAAAGGTCTTTTATTTGAATATTTTTTAATGCCTTCATAGGTTGCTTTAGCCATGTAATGTCCGTAAACGTTGTGGATTTCCCTATGTGATGTTTTTATGCCATCATTATTAAACATAACATCATCTGGAAGAGGACCGTTAAAGCTTGCAGGTTCATTCATGTCGTTCCATATTCCAGATACGCCGCAGTCCAGCATGATCTTTTGATTGTTTGCCCACCAGTTTCTAACCTTACTATTTGAAAAATCAGGGTATAAGGCTTTTCCAGGCCATACCTCATTTACGTAGGGAATGCCGTCCTTATCTGTTGCAAAGTAGTTACCTTTTATACCTTCATCATATATTTTATAGTCTTTATCTTTTTTTACACCAGGATCGATAATTGTCACTACTTTGAAGCCCTTTTGCTTCAATTCATGAAGTGTTTTTTTAGGATCTTTAAACTTATTTTTGTCCCAGGTAAAAACTCTATATCCATCCATATAATCTATATCCAAATACAGTGCATCGCATGGAATATCCTTATTTCTAAAGGCATCTGCTAGTTCAACTAATTTTGATTCTGGAACATAAGACCATCTGCATTGATGATATCCTAAAGTCCAAAGGGCAGGTAAAGGTGTTCTTCCTGTTAAATAAGTATAATTTTTAACTACATCCTTTACGGAAGGACCATATATAAAATAGTAATTTAAATTTCCGTCAGCAGCGCCAAATGAATAGTAACTGCTATTTTCTTTTCCCATATCAAAATGAGTTTCAAAGGTATTATCTAAAAATATACCAAAAGCTTTTTTATCTTTTAAAGCTATAAAAAAGGGTATGGATTCATAAAGTGCTTCAAAGCTTTCAACATGAGGACTTGCAATGTCAGAGTTCCACATTTTATAGTGATATCCTTTTTTATTTAAGTGGCCTGTTTTTTCACCAAAACCATAAAAGAAAGTGTTGTCTTCAAGTTTTTTTAGAACATTGAATTTACATATGTTCGCTTCAGCTTTTATTTTATGTCCTTCCTTATTAGCAAGCTCACAGGCTCCGGCATTTAAGCCATTTCTTACGAAGGGAGCTCTTTTACCTCTATAATCTTCACATAGTAAATTTCCATGTGAATCGTATATATCTACTTTAAATTCATCATATATGTTTATTTTTAAATTTCCTGTACATATTGTTATTTTTGAAGAATATCTTTCAATTTTAAAGGTAGACTTTTTGGTTTTTAGGTTTTCAATAGATTTTGAAACTCGTTTGTCTGTTTTAAAAGGAACAAAGAAATTAATAATTGATGGCGATACTATTTCAATTAGAGCTTTTTTATTTTCAAATATTAATTCTATTTTATTTTCTTTTTGCAAGTAATTTTGTATTTTACCAAACATAAGCAGCACCTCTTTATATTAGTTTAAAGAACCTACAATATTTATTTTATACTTCCGGCTGTTACGGACTTTATAATGTGTTTTTGTGCAACGAAATAGAAGATTATAACAGGTATTATATCAAGTATTAATCCGGCTAAGGCTAAATTCCACTGCTTAGTGTACTCACCAAAGAAGAAGAATGTTTTTAGCGGAATTGTAAGTGTACTAGGTTTATTAATTACGAGAGATGGAAGTAGATAATCGTTCCATATCCACACAGTGTTAAGTATTGCAACAGTGACTGACATAGGTTTTAGAAGTGGAAAAATTATATACCAAAAAGTTTGAAATTTGCTACAGCCATCAAGCATAGCAGCTTCGTCTAGTTCTTTTGGAATGCTTTTCAAGAAACC is a window of Clostridium pasteurianum DNA encoding:
- a CDS encoding alpha-amylase family glycosyl hydrolase, encoding MNNSWYYKSIFYHIYPLGFCGAPLNNDFNSKPVARLKKIEEWIPYLKSLGINTLYLGPIFESSTHGYDTADYFSIDRRLGTNSTLKHLVDKLHKNGIRIVLDGVFNHVGRNFPNFLDLIKNKASSPFVSWFAGINFNNKSPYNDDFSYETWHGCYDLVKLNVQNQDVKNFIFNVIKFWMDEFKIDGIRFDAADCIDINFLKEISSFCKNINPDFFLLGEVIFGDYARFANKDTLDSVTNYECYKGLHSSHNSLNYFEIAYSLNRQFGDGGIYKNLPLYNFVDNHDVNRIASTLTDKDNLYPIYTLLFTMPGIPSIYYGSDFGVTGVKENNSDKALRPELNLSELMSSGNLKLNNLIKSLSKIRSKSEALTLGNYKQLFISNKQFAFLRYTDNEKIVTALNCSKESVEINFSTDFSSSITDLINEEYIKVTNNRLNIPLPPNGARIFKVN
- a CDS encoding glycoside hydrolase family 31 protein; its protein translation is MFGKIQNYLQKENKIELIFENKKALIEIVSPSIINFFVPFKTDKRVSKSIENLKTKKSTFKIERYSSKITICTGNLKINIYDEFKVDIYDSHGNLLCEDYRGKRAPFVRNGLNAGACELANKEGHKIKAEANICKFNVLKKLEDNTFFYGFGEKTGHLNKKGYHYKMWNSDIASPHVESFEALYESIPFFIALKDKKAFGIFLDNTFETHFDMGKENSSYYSFGAADGNLNYYFIYGPSVKDVVKNYTYLTGRTPLPALWTLGYHQCRWSYVPESKLVELADAFRNKDIPCDALYLDIDYMDGYRVFTWDKNKFKDPKKTLHELKQKGFKVVTIIDPGVKKDKDYKIYDEGIKGNYFATDKDGIPYVNEVWPGKALYPDFSNSKVRNWWANNQKIMLDCGVSGIWNDMNEPASFNGPLPDDVMFNNDGIKTSHREIHNVYGHYMAKATYEGIKKYSNKRPFVITRACFAGTQKYSTVWTGDNQSLWEHLRMSLPMLMNLGLSGMVFCGTDVGGFGFDCTSELLSRWTQVGCFTPLFRNHSSIFTREQEPWAFDEKTEDIVRKYIKLRYKLIPYLYDFFFKEENDGLPIIRPLLLNYQNDKETYELNDEFLCGDNILVAPIVEQGKSHRMVYLPNGDNWIDYWTHEHFSGGQYIIKYAPIDTCPIYIKSGSIIPNYPVQNYIGEKEITNPIFNIYLPYENGNFSCTHYQDDGESFDYRNGIYNIYKCTVTKTSSTCTIKIDNTKNDYRESYKGFNFNLLTKFKPLKILADEKPIKFAYNDEILKFSTQKVHEIVISQ